One Treponema pectinovorum DNA segment encodes these proteins:
- the pgmB gene encoding beta-phosphoglucomutase, whose product MNELKKIKGAIFDLDGVLVDTAKYHFLAWKKLADKLKINFTEKDNERLKGVSRTRSLEILLEIGGITATLSQKEIWADEKNDLYVDSLKTLDEKALLEGSLEYLNKLKDEGILIALGSASKNAPLILQQLKIENLFDAIIDGNCVSKAKPDPEVFLKGAQALKLKPFECAVFEDSLAGIEAAKAAGMMAIAVGTKENLPGADFYIKNLKEAEEKMLLLDD is encoded by the coding sequence ATGAACGAACTAAAAAAAATAAAAGGCGCAATCTTTGATTTGGACGGTGTTTTGGTCGACACGGCAAAATATCATTTTCTTGCGTGGAAAAAACTTGCAGATAAATTGAAAATAAATTTCACAGAAAAAGATAATGAGCGTCTCAAAGGTGTGAGCAGAACCCGCTCTCTTGAAATTCTTTTGGAAATTGGCGGAATAACAGCAACCCTCTCGCAAAAAGAAATTTGGGCAGATGAAAAAAACGATCTTTATGTAGACTCTCTAAAAACACTCGACGAAAAAGCCTTGCTCGAAGGAAGTTTAGAGTATCTTAACAAACTAAAAGATGAGGGAATTTTAATCGCGTTGGGTTCAGCGAGCAAGAATGCGCCGTTGATTTTGCAACAACTCAAAATTGAAAATTTGTTCGATGCAATTATTGACGGAAACTGCGTTTCAAAAGCAAAACCAGATCCCGAAGTTTTCTTAAAGGGAGCACAGGCTTTAAAATTAAAACCTTTTGAATGTGCAGTTTTTGAAGATTCCCTTGCAGGAATTGAGGCTGCAAAAGCTGCTGGAATGATGGCTATTGCAGTAGGAACTAAAGAAAATCTGCCCGGGGCTGATTTTTACATTAAAAATTTAAAAGAGGCAGAGGAGAAAATGCTTTTGCTCGATGATTGA
- a CDS encoding protein-ADP-ribose hydrolase, producing the protein MTQSQRRVFLITEFLSEDGGETAAYFGVEKKGGAYEIPNDEKTQRDLLRALMNIRQPLPISNEFLKIQDEYLQELNRERGFTDIADLKPVKTAKPIKTVQGDSGNYELYLWQGDITTLKVDAIVNAANSGMLGCFSPLHACIDNCIHTYAGIQLRLECDKIMKKQGHAEPTGQAKITSAYNLPCKYVLHTVGPIINFSVRNEDKILLASCYKNCLEKASEKNLESVAFCCISTGVFRFPAKLAAEIAVKTVEKWLAENPHKSVKKVVFNVFTSSDLQIYKAIFGAA; encoded by the coding sequence ATGACACAATCACAAAGAAGAGTTTTTCTTATAACAGAGTTTTTAAGTGAAGACGGCGGAGAGACTGCGGCTTATTTTGGAGTTGAAAAAAAAGGTGGCGCTTATGAAATTCCAAATGACGAAAAAACTCAGCGCGATTTGCTTCGTGCGTTGATGAATATAAGACAGCCGTTGCCCATATCAAACGAGTTTTTAAAAATTCAAGACGAATATTTGCAGGAATTGAATCGGGAGCGTGGGTTTACAGACATTGCCGACTTAAAACCTGTGAAAACTGCAAAACCTATAAAAACCGTTCAAGGCGATTCTGGTAACTATGAACTTTATTTGTGGCAGGGCGATATAACGACTCTAAAGGTTGACGCTATCGTAAATGCGGCAAATTCTGGGATGCTTGGCTGTTTTTCGCCTTTGCACGCGTGCATCGATAACTGCATCCACACATACGCAGGCATTCAACTCCGCCTCGAGTGCGACAAAATAATGAAAAAGCAAGGACACGCTGAACCTACAGGGCAGGCAAAAATCACTAGTGCTTACAACCTTCCGTGCAAATATGTTCTGCACACCGTGGGGCCTATAATCAATTTTTCTGTACGAAACGAAGACAAAATCTTGCTTGCAAGTTGCTATAAAAATTGCCTTGAAAAAGCGAGCGAAAAGAATCTTGAAAGCGTCGCGTTCTGCTGCATTTCTACAGGTGTTTTTAGATTTCCTGCAAAACTCGCGGCGGAGATTGCAGTCAAAACCGTTGAAAAATGGCTTGCCGAAAATCCGCACAAGTCTGTAAAAAAAGTTGTCTTTAATGTTTTTACCAGCAGCGATTTGCAGATTTATAAAGCGATTTTTGGAGCGGCGTAA
- a CDS encoding SIR2 family NAD-dependent protein deacylase, producing MADIKKIIADSETVLIGAGAGLSTSAGFTYAGERFEKYFGDFAKKYGFSDMYSGGFADFESEEEFWAYWSRYIFINRYMDSPRLLYEKLFNLVCKKNYFVLTTNVDHCFQKAGFDRSRLFYTQGDYGLFQCSTPCHQKTYDNYDSVLKMVLAQGFEILPHGNLTLPKDKKVKMEIPTDLIPHCPVCNKMMSMNLRSDGTFVEDEHWLKAAGRYQDFLDANRDKKIVYLELGVGANTPGIIKYPFWHFTYENPKALYICINKGEAVVPEEIKKQSICINGDIYEAIT from the coding sequence ATGGCTGACATAAAAAAAATTATTGCAGACAGCGAGACTGTTTTGATTGGGGCTGGGGCTGGACTTTCGACTTCGGCAGGTTTTACGTACGCTGGCGAGCGGTTTGAAAAATATTTTGGAGACTTTGCAAAAAAATATGGTTTTAGCGATATGTATTCGGGCGGATTTGCAGACTTTGAAAGCGAAGAAGAATTTTGGGCGTATTGGAGCCGCTACATTTTTATAAATCGATACATGGATTCTCCTCGCCTGCTGTATGAAAAACTTTTTAATCTTGTCTGCAAAAAAAATTATTTTGTTTTGACCACAAATGTTGACCACTGCTTTCAAAAAGCGGGATTTGATAGATCGAGGCTTTTTTACACTCAAGGCGATTATGGGCTTTTTCAGTGCAGCACGCCGTGCCACCAAAAAACTTACGACAATTACGATTCTGTTTTAAAGATGGTTTTGGCTCAGGGGTTTGAAATTCTGCCGCACGGAAATCTTACCTTGCCTAAAGATAAAAAAGTTAAGATGGAAATCCCGACAGATTTGATTCCGCATTGCCCAGTCTGCAATAAAATGATGTCTATGAATCTTAGGAGCGACGGCACTTTTGTTGAAGACGAGCATTGGCTCAAGGCTGCTGGGCGCTATCAGGATTTTTTGGATGCTAACAGGGATAAAAAAATCGTGTATCTTGAGCTTGGAGTTGGAGCAAACACGCCAGGAATTATAAAGTATCCGTTTTGGCATTTTACTTATGAAAACCCAAAGGCGCTTTACATCTGCATAAACAAAGGCGAAGCGGTTGTTCCAGAAGAAATAAAAAAACAGAGCATCTGCATAAACGGTGATATTTACGAGGCAATAACATGA
- a CDS encoding class I SAM-dependent methyltransferase, giving the protein MKKNIWDFYAPIYNLFISPNAKAYNKICDNIKKVIKDKKVLEIATGTGIIAKKVADFSNEMIATDFSTGMINQAKKKNTHKNLSFEVADATSLPYNAETFDIVIISNALHIIPDVKKAMSEIKRVLKTDGILIAPNFIHKDSDENRKLWSKLLSLAKIDFQRHWKESDYQTFLENHGFTVTKTEIHQGFIPIMYSECKKN; this is encoded by the coding sequence ATGAAAAAAAATATCTGGGATTTTTACGCGCCAATATACAATCTTTTTATAAGTCCCAACGCAAAAGCATACAATAAGATTTGTGATAACATCAAAAAAGTGATAAAAGACAAAAAAGTTTTAGAAATCGCAACAGGAACTGGAATAATCGCAAAGAAAGTCGCGGATTTTTCAAACGAAATGATTGCAACAGATTTTTCAACTGGAATGATAAATCAGGCTAAAAAAAAGAACACTCACAAAAATCTAAGTTTTGAAGTGGCAGACGCAACCTCTCTTCCCTATAACGCAGAAACCTTTGACATTGTAATAATTTCAAACGCACTTCATATAATTCCCGATGTAAAAAAAGCGATGAGCGAAATTAAGCGCGTTTTAAAAACCGATGGAATTTTAATTGCTCCAAATTTCATCCACAAAGATTCAGACGAAAACAGAAAGTTGTGGTCTAAACTTTTAAGCCTGGCTAAAATAGATTTTCAGCGCCATTGGAAAGAAAGCGACTACCAAACCTTTTTAGAAAACCACGGCTTTACAGTAACAAAAACGGAAATACATCAAGGATTCATCCCAATCATGTACAGCGAATGCAAAAAAAACTAA